aattcAAGCCTAGAAATGGTGAGTTGTGTTGTATTACATTATGAAGGTACTATGgtttaatttattctaatttttTGTAGCTTTCCCTTTCTGAGAgtcaatttaaatgtcaatgtaacaaaatttattactgttactaaaggaatattaacaaaatatattagttacaacattaaaaaaaaatgtttagtttaagatgtataaaattttaattgattcaAAAAACATGCTTACTTACTTATAATCTTATGATaaactagctgtcccgcgcaacttcgcttgcgtcacataaaagagaatggttcataattttcccctttttATAACGttgtttactggtactctgctcctattggtcgtagcgtgatgatatatagcctataaccttcctcgataaatgggctatctaacactgaaataattttttaaatcgtacccgtatttcctgagattagcgcgttcaaacaaacaaacaaactcttcagctttataatattagtatagatttaatcaATCAAAGAATAATGTACATATAAggttgtgttttattattaaaacaaaacaatattgtaatgatGACAAAAGGCGAATGTGAAATTGGTTTATCATATCTTCAAAAACAGTTGATGTAAGTTGAGAGGTTTCAAATTGAGTCTCCAGTGCAAACTGTCGAGACACATTTGTTGCTAGAGGTCCTTCATCAACTGTAGGAGAATGGAACCATTTTATGAACTCAGAATGGATATCTGAACATGCACCATCATAACTTACTTTTAAGATTCAACTATTTATCcaagttttaaagtttattttgttttttaggcACTGGTGTGATTATTCTTTCTCCTACAAGGGAGTTGGCGATGCAGACGTTTGGTGTGTTGATGGAATTGATGAAATATCATCACCATACTTATGGATTAGTCATGGGAGGTGCTAACAGAAGTACTGAAGCACAAAAGTTGTCTAAAGgttattaattataactaaatccagttatagtatttacatatttaccaTACTTAGACCCCTTACACACTAGCAATCATCTGCAGGAgtggctagccgcgcggttacgGTTTTATAAGCAATAATTCATGGCAGTTATCCTATCacgaaatatttttccaaaatctAGAAAGGGTGATATAATGCCTTTCCTAGATTACAGCTTTTTCTACTAAGATTATATAAAAGAAGTTTTCCTATGAATGCATTGACAAAGTATTcttctaaaacattatataaaaccAGTTTATGTATAATTTCACAGGTATTAACATCCTAGTGGCGACACCCGGTCGTTTGTTGGATCACTTACAAAATACGCCAGACTTTTTGTACAAGAACCTCCAGTGTCTTGTCATTGATGAAGCTGATAGAATATTGGAGATTGGTTTCGAAGAAGAAGTCAAACAGATCATCAAATTACTGCCAAGTAAGTATTATTGGTCAAACTATATCGTGAAAGATCCTTTAAAACATATTTGCTTAAACAACTTTTCGTCATAATTTTGGCTGACGCGCTGCTACCTCAAAGATATCGTCACTATCACTCTGGCAAATTTCATCTATTGAAGATCAGCTCTGTACTTGGAAGCATCCTagagttatttatataacatttttcatataaGAAATCCCtcaactaaatattatattagtccGAAATAAGTGTGTTGGTTAAGTTACTGTCGCTATTTTAcgactttataaaaatattttcttaaaataaatctactCATTGCTTCAGAACGTCGTCAAACGATGTTGTTCAGTGCGACGCAAACAAAGAAAACGGAAGCTTTGACTGCGCTGGCCGTCAAGCACGAACCGGTTTATGTTGGAGTTGATGACCACAGGGAACAGGCTACCGTCGACAGTTTAGAACAAGGGTAAGATGCCTAACAGTAGCAGCGCCATCAGGTGCCTTTACACATCAAGCCCGCGAACGTTTTTTTctcgggcttgacagatgagcgcgatttactttttattactaaatacatCAACAAGCCAATACGCAGAAGAGGGAAAATAATTCGAGAGACGTATTTTACCATGCATAAACgagtatttattgtaaaaatttaagataatagtcacagtaaaacaaaaacagattAGTAATAATTCAAATTTAGGACTCTGAAGAGTCCTAGATAGAGAAAATACCTACTACAAAAAGTTCCAGGATTCTTTTTATCGGATATTGGAAAGCCTGGTTTTGTTGATAAGATTCCGAAAATGTTTGTGCAAATTGCGGTGCATAGAATCCGAAACAAACTTTTATTCCGTGGActaacgtgaaatattttttacagatacATAGTATGCCCTTCAGAGAAACGTATGATGGTTCTATTCACATTCCTCAAGAAGAATAGAAAGAAAAAGGTGATGGTGTTCTTCTCTACCTGTATGTCTGTCAAATACCACCATGAGCTCTTCAACTATATTGATCTACCAGTTATGTCTATACAcgtaagtattatattatgttttgagcAAACAAGTCGATCACTAGTAATTGTGGTAATGCTAACAAATAAATCTcaaatagattataattttcttGAATGAATCTTGAATCGCAAGGGATTGCAAACACCGACGAAAGTAAACATCTGTTCCTGACAACAAAAGCTACAACAGTGTTAACACTTCTTTCTTTTCcagaaaacaataatttcattttaatagtaacaatttttgtacaaatcacaatatgaataaaattggtCTCATATTCGATTCTCAGGTCGGACAGGTCGGGTCTTTTCTGGTAGTATGTAAATGTGCCCAGTAGACAACAAGCTCGATCCCTATTACATAAGACTAAGATTTTCAATGACAAAACGGGCTTGTATTCTATACCACTTCGGGTATAACACATGTgaagtatgtatataaaattattactttattctcCAGGGAAAGCAGCAACAAACGAAACGTACAACAACGTTCTTCCAGTTCTGTAACGCGGAGTCCGGTATACTGTTGTGTACAGATGTAGCTGCGAGAGGTCTGGATATTCCAGCCGTTGACTGGATCGTGCAGTATGACCCGCCGGATGATCCCAAGGTATTGttacacatacttatataatactagTAAATACTAGTCAAAATATCAACTAATCATCTCACACTACGAAACCAGATAAGTGTAATAGTTATTCTACAGCCCATAATCATTAAAAGTTGAGAGAAAAAATTAagtagtattaaaatttatggcTTGTTTTGTGTCTTTAAAATTGTAGAATAGACTGGTCTACTTAATCTAAGTGTGACAACCAAATGTCACTATAGTCTGTTCTCTAGagcttaataattaaatatatttattattttaggaatATATCCATCGTGTGGGCAGAACAGCTCGTGGTCTCGGTACAAGTGGCCACGCGCTGTTGTTCTTGCGTCCAGAAGAGCTTGGCTTCCTCAGATACTTGAAACAGTCGAGAGTCACGCTAAACGAGTTTGAATTCTCTTGGAATAAGATTGCTGATATACAACTGCAGGTCAGTgactactttttttattacttttcccACTATATCATTCTTTCTAGTGcaagatatatattttacttagagccaatattttactttaaagcGTAAATGAACGTGaaccaaaaacaaattaataaaatcgtCTCTTTCTTTACAGCTCGAGAAACTGATATCAAGAAACTACTTCCTGAATCAATCTGCGAAAGAAGCATTCAAGAGTTATCTGCGAGCTTACGACTCACATCACCTGAAGACTATATTCGACATTGATACTATCGACATGGCTAAAGTATCAAAATCTTTCGGCTTTACCGTACCACCAGCTATTGAACTGAAAGTAGCAAATAAAGGACCCCCTCAAAAGAGGAAAGGAGGCGGCGGCTACGGATACTTCAAGTCACTAAACGCCCCAtcttcttataaaaataaggcAGAGAAAACTAAGATCTATAGGCAAAAGGGGAACAAAAACAAATCCatcagttaataataataattgaaaataaatcaatattgttttatcttttagttttattgcgTAACATTAGTCAACAATGTTAGTTATCTAAGCCATCCTTCACTGTGTACATATGTACTAAACGTCAGATAAATCAGACGTTAATATCTTGACACACTACACAACAATGTAATCTTGTCTGGCAATTGAATTTTGTTGATAAACAACCTTCGTTTTCTAGGTGACCCCTTCATTATCAGTGATGAAATTGTCATTTCTTCTTCTTTGGTACTGGAGTGGTTTAGTTAAGAAAATCAAATTCTATTTCGAAAACATCTTATTTAGATAGTAAGTACCTAGCCATAGTATAGATAATCATGTTGAAGAAAGTTTTTGAAGATgttcatatttgcaaaatattccATTTACTCAGTCGGGTCTTGAATAATGGTAGATATTTACATAACAGACTGTCTAATCACAATCGGAGCATGTTATTAACTTTTCAGGTAATCTTATGGAACATATTTATCCTGTAAGGGCTAGTATATAACTACAATTCATAGTAAAAAGGATACAAAAATCAACATGAGGCTGTTCTTGAAAGCCAAACGCTCTCGCTGCTAGTTTCAAATCCAAAGagttgatattaaatattttcttgagGGGATGTGTTTTATAACACCTGAGAAATGAAAGATACGCTTTTCGTGCCAGTGTTTTCATTACTCCATTATTCGATATGATGTCTTCTAACTAAAAAAGAGAGGTACAATCAGTATAAATCTATCTATGACCGAATCCGTATAGCTATCGTAACTGCTATTTGTGCCATAAAGGAGgttaaaagattattattaccCATATAGTATAGAAATCTAAAAAGTTCTTACCATTTCTTGAAGTTCGTTATTAGGCATTTCAAATGTGTATTTATCTAAATACACTTTCTCTTTTTGTAGAAATTCTATAAATTTCTCTTCTTCAGGCCTAAGCAGAATTACTGCGTTGCCTGTATTGTTGAGTCCCCGCGCCGTACGGCCAACTCGATGAATGTATTCCTAAagataagattaaaatatagtaaaaattcATATGAATCACAGaacagtaaaaagtatataattttcattacctTAGGGTCTGTTGGTGGATCGTATTGAACAATCCAATCCACACTAGGTATGTCCAAACCCCTGGCTGCTACATCAGTGCAAAAGAGAATCCCACTCTTAGCTTCCGTAAAACTATGGAATGCCTCTTTTCTCCTCGCTTGGCTTTGCTGTCCCTACAATATACACTGCGACATCAATCACAAggtttattagaaaattattgCGCATTGTTGTTTCAATCGTTTGTCGTAggtcaaattattatttataatata
This DNA window, taken from Anticarsia gemmatalis isolate Benzon Research Colony breed Stoneville strain chromosome 11, ilAntGemm2 primary, whole genome shotgun sequence, encodes the following:
- the pit gene encoding putative ATP-dependent RNA helicase pitchoune; amino-acid sequence: MPTPDKILMRKIKKREKKKLKLINKKTNGVSEDAPDAVPQVVNENKKRPREDAEKAVPKKKQKKVKQEVKEEPAPVEEEDSSAEYSEAEEEEEEDNDTENEEVENNTNTEESQLPGSSLCLGILSDQKFTSLEDKVCESTLMGIKDMGFTTMTEIQAKAIPPLLEGRDLVGAARTGSGKTLAFLIPAIDLIYKLKFKPRNGTGVIILSPTRELAMQTFGVLMELMKYHHHTYGLVMGGANRSTEAQKLSKGINILVATPGRLLDHLQNTPDFLYKNLQCLVIDEADRILEIGFEEEVKQIIKLLPKRRQTMLFSATQTKKTEALTALAVKHEPVYVGVDDHREQATVDSLEQGYIVCPSEKRMMVLFTFLKKNRKKKVMVFFSTCMSVKYHHELFNYIDLPVMSIHGKQQQTKRTTTFFQFCNAESGILLCTDVAARGLDIPAVDWIVQYDPPDDPKEYIHRVGRTARGLGTSGHALLFLRPEELGFLRYLKQSRVTLNEFEFSWNKIADIQLQLEKLISRNYFLNQSAKEAFKSYLRAYDSHHLKTIFDIDTIDMAKVSKSFGFTVPPAIELKVANKGPPQKRKGGGGYGYFKSLNAPSSYKNKAEKTKIYRQKGNKNKSIS